In Streptococcus parasuis, the following proteins share a genomic window:
- the ytpR gene encoding YtpR family tRNA-binding protein: protein MIFTYNKEHVGDVLMVIVAEDKGQAVQFERKGQVARVFLEDTGKTVAWNIFEASSLVEIAGNGQVFLTDEQVATLNAVLAKEGFTESLVNDNAPKFVVGQIAELVPHPDSDHLNICQVNVGDKTVQIVAGAPNAAQGLKTIVALPGAMMPSGSLIFPGKLRGEDSFGMMCSPRELALPNAPQVRGIIELDDSAEVGAAFEPAKHWKG from the coding sequence ATGATTTTTACATATAATAAGGAACACGTTGGCGATGTTCTGATGGTGATTGTTGCTGAGGACAAGGGGCAGGCTGTCCAGTTTGAACGCAAGGGTCAAGTGGCGCGTGTTTTCCTAGAGGACACAGGAAAAACAGTAGCCTGGAATATTTTTGAAGCATCAAGTTTGGTTGAGATTGCTGGAAATGGTCAAGTTTTCCTGACAGACGAGCAAGTTGCGACCTTGAATGCAGTATTAGCAAAAGAAGGCTTTACTGAAAGCTTGGTCAACGACAATGCTCCAAAGTTCGTAGTCGGTCAGATTGCGGAATTGGTTCCTCATCCAGACAGCGACCACCTCAATATCTGTCAGGTCAATGTTGGTGATAAAACAGTGCAAATCGTAGCTGGTGCCCCAAATGCTGCCCAAGGATTGAAAACCATTGTGGCTCTTCCGGGGGCAATGATGCCGAGCGGTAGCCTAATCTTCCCGGGAAAATTGCGTGGTGAAGATAGCTTTGGTATGATGTGCAGTCCGCGTGAATTGGCTCTGCCAAACGCACCACAAGTCCGTGGTATTATCGAATTGGACGACTCCGCAGAAGTCGGAGCAGCATTTGAACCAGCAAAACACTGGAAGGGATAA
- a CDS encoding DUF1002 domain-containing protein, translated as MKKSLGKILLAPVVLGLSLSLAPLVQAEIQTDVINEKWGKPTLVYGGGLSDAQATEVNNLFGISDVNNVSRQVVVGTDMDQYLGTTGADTASLYSSVLVQKQDAGKGVVVDIKTPQNITLITETQYANAAITAGATDVLIDVAAPIQVTGESALTGVYKALAVNGETVDTARTEVAQQELETVNEVATAHTGDSNFDSSALDKAVAEIKTALADYKKSNGQVASESDINTIINDVLANNGLENVITADEISKLVTFAKAYQETSAIDSAEVAAQLNQFKQQAEQQISEAYKNLQDSGILEKIGAFFENLWKGLTGLFA; from the coding sequence ATGAAGAAATCACTAGGAAAAATCCTTCTAGCACCTGTGGTGCTGGGGTTGAGTTTGAGTCTTGCTCCCTTGGTGCAGGCTGAGATTCAAACAGATGTTATCAATGAAAAATGGGGCAAGCCAACACTAGTCTACGGTGGAGGTTTGTCAGATGCGCAGGCGACAGAGGTCAACAATCTATTTGGTATTTCGGATGTTAATAATGTTAGCCGTCAGGTGGTTGTTGGCACGGATATGGACCAATATTTAGGTACAACTGGAGCGGACACAGCCTCCCTCTATTCATCTGTCTTGGTGCAAAAGCAGGACGCTGGCAAAGGGGTTGTGGTGGATATTAAGACGCCACAGAACATCACCTTGATTACCGAAACACAGTATGCCAATGCGGCTATTACAGCTGGTGCGACGGACGTCTTGATTGATGTAGCGGCACCCATTCAGGTGACGGGGGAGTCCGCTCTGACAGGTGTTTACAAGGCTCTTGCAGTCAATGGTGAAACAGTTGATACCGCTCGAACTGAAGTGGCTCAACAGGAGCTAGAGACAGTCAATGAAGTGGCGACGGCTCATACAGGTGACTCCAATTTTGATAGTTCAGCCTTGGATAAGGCGGTAGCAGAAATCAAGACAGCTCTTGCCGACTACAAAAAGTCCAATGGTCAGGTAGCTTCCGAATCAGACATTAATACTATTATTAACGATGTCTTGGCCAATAACGGTTTGGAAAATGTCATCACAGCAGATGAAATTTCAAAATTAGTTACCTTTGCCAAAGCCTATCAGGAAACTTCTGCCATTGATTCGGCTGAGGTTGCCGCTCAGCTCAACCAGTTCAAGCAACAGGCGGAGCAACAAATTTCAGAAGCCTATAAGAATCTACAAGATTCAGGGATTTTAGAAAAAATCGGTGCCTTTTTTGAAAATCTTTGGAAAGGCTTGACCGGTCTATTTGCATAA
- a CDS encoding thioredoxin family protein has product MIFPTNLEEVAALIEDGKPTVFLFVTTWCGDCHYIKPHLPAIEEAFPDFRFVQLDRDDFMPLAQEWAILGIPSLVVLENGKEIGRFVDKNRKTKEEIMNFLSGLGR; this is encoded by the coding sequence ATGATTTTTCCAACAAATCTTGAAGAAGTAGCTGCCTTGATTGAAGATGGCAAGCCGACTGTTTTTCTATTTGTGACGACTTGGTGTGGAGATTGCCACTATATCAAACCGCATTTGCCAGCTATCGAAGAGGCTTTTCCAGATTTCCGTTTTGTGCAACTAGACCGAGATGACTTTATGCCTTTGGCGCAGGAATGGGCTATTTTAGGCATTCCAAGTCTGGTTGTTTTGGAAAATGGTAAGGAAATCGGTCGTTTTGTCGATAAGAATCGCAAGACCAAGGAAGAAATCATGAACTTCTTATCTGGATTGGGTAGATAG
- a CDS encoding DUF4651 domain-containing protein, with product MKKKRTALLAGLLGAGVLTASAQFYRKVQEDRKKAQALQEVRDFFANVGEIATVYVDETASTQDSLVGGVVMEAGQVFLFENAQGSIQYREEER from the coding sequence ATGAAAAAGAAAAGAACAGCCTTGCTAGCAGGCTTATTGGGGGCAGGTGTGCTCACCGCTAGTGCTCAATTTTACCGTAAGGTTCAGGAAGACCGTAAAAAAGCACAGGCCTTGCAGGAGGTGCGTGACTTTTTCGCTAATGTAGGAGAAATTGCGACGGTCTATGTGGATGAAACAGCCTCAACGCAAGACTCTCTCGTTGGAGGAGTTGTGATGGAGGCAGGACAGGTGTTTCTATTTGAAAATGCCCAAGGTTCTATTCAATACAGGGAGGAAGAAAGATGA